Proteins from one Cryptomeria japonica chromosome 4, Sugi_1.0, whole genome shotgun sequence genomic window:
- the LOC131855814 gene encoding G-type lectin S-receptor-like serine/threonine-protein kinase At1g61500, whose protein sequence is MLRKAMTTVSRKIATVEKHSGERRLFTKKQIAFSLEILIEATKHFSHSNKLGEGGFGPVYKGTTRDGKEIAVKKLSARSPQGRKEFMNEVELVANIQHRNLVNLLGCCSEETERMLVYEYMPNKSLCTFLFGQSFLCYQNNKC, encoded by the exons ATGCTAAGAAAAGCTATGACTACAGTTTCGAGGAAGATAGCAACCGttgagaagcatagtggag AGAGGAGGCTATTTACGAAAAAGCAAATTGCCTTCAGCTTAGAAATTTTGATCGAAGCGACAAAGCATTTTAGTCATAGCAACAAGCTTGGAGAGGGAGGCTTTGGCCCAGTTTATAAG GGAACAACCAGAGATGGCAAGGAGATAGCAGTTAAAAAGTTGTCTGCAAGATCTCCACAGGGAAGAAAAGAATTTATGAATGAAGTGGAACTGGTGGCAAATATCCAGCACAGAAACCTTGTGAATTTGCTTGGATGTTGCAGCGAGGAAACTGAAAGGATGCTTGTCTATGAGTATATGCCTAACAAAAGCCTTTGCACCTTCCTCTTCGGTCAGTCATTTCTTTGTTACCAAAATAACAAGTGCTAA